A single genomic interval of Nonomuraea rubra harbors:
- a CDS encoding ABC transporter ATP-binding protein, whose translation MTAIRATNLSKRYGSTTAVADLSFDVEPGQVTGFLGPNGAGKSTTMRMILGLDHPSGGSVLVAGRPYAELRHPLRKVGALLDAKAVHGGRSARNHLLAIAQSNGIPASRVEEVLEAVGLREVAKRRVGGFSLGMSQRLGIAAALLGDPEILLFDEPVNGLDPDGILWIRTFMRELAAEGRAVFVSSHLMSEMAQTADHLIVIGKGRLIADTSVREFIGRSSQGYVRVRSPRLAEVAELVKVGELHPDHLRVTAMSTLEIGTLTARAGIPLEELTFVQPSLEAAYMELTKDSLEFSA comes from the coding sequence ATGACCGCGATTCGAGCAACGAACCTGAGCAAGCGCTACGGGTCGACCACGGCCGTGGCGGACCTGTCGTTCGACGTCGAGCCCGGTCAGGTGACCGGCTTCCTCGGCCCCAACGGCGCCGGCAAGTCGACCACCATGCGCATGATCCTCGGCCTCGACCACCCGTCCGGCGGGTCCGTGCTCGTGGCCGGGCGCCCGTACGCGGAGCTGCGGCACCCCCTGCGCAAGGTGGGCGCGCTGCTCGACGCCAAGGCCGTGCACGGCGGGCGCAGCGCCCGCAACCACCTGCTCGCCATCGCGCAGAGCAACGGCATCCCGGCCTCCCGCGTGGAGGAGGTGCTGGAGGCCGTCGGGCTGCGCGAGGTGGCCAAGCGGCGGGTCGGCGGCTTCTCGCTGGGCATGTCGCAGCGGCTCGGCATCGCCGCGGCCCTGCTCGGCGACCCCGAGATCCTGCTGTTCGACGAGCCCGTCAACGGGCTCGACCCCGACGGCATCCTGTGGATCCGTACGTTCATGCGGGAGCTGGCGGCCGAGGGGCGGGCGGTGTTCGTCTCCAGCCATCTGATGAGCGAGATGGCGCAGACCGCCGACCACCTGATCGTCATCGGCAAGGGCCGGCTGATCGCCGACACGAGCGTGCGGGAGTTCATCGGCCGCAGCTCGCAGGGTTACGTACGGGTCCGCTCACCCCGGCTGGCCGAGGTGGCCGAGCTGGTCAAGGTCGGCGAGCTGCACCCCGACCACCTGCGGGTGACCGCGATGAGCACGCTGGAGATCGGCACGCTGACGGCCAGGGCCGGCATCCCGCTGGAGGAGCTGACGTTCGTGCAGCCCTCGCTGGAGGCCGCCTACATGGAGCTGACCAAGGACAGTCTGGAGTTCTCGGCATGA
- a CDS encoding ABC transporter permease subunit — MIDILRSEWTKIRSVRSTVWTLAATVGLMVGLSALLSFSVKNVADGPVPGLQAIAASLQGIMFAQVAIATLGVLVISSEYRTGGIHTSLMSVPRRMRLLTGKLVVFGATSLVVSALASAAALGVGVAFTQPPALELGEVVRALVGASLYLTACGLFGLGLGTLVRHTPGAIVAAIALMLVLPQLVNQLPGQWGRLVAEHFTTNAGLLLVVGEGSDSLSPWGGFGVYLAWVAVATLAGAVLMQRRDA; from the coding sequence ATGATCGACATCCTCAGGTCCGAATGGACCAAGATCCGCTCGGTGCGCTCGACCGTGTGGACGCTGGCGGCCACCGTCGGGCTGATGGTGGGCCTGTCCGCGCTGCTCAGCTTCTCCGTCAAGAACGTCGCCGACGGACCGGTCCCCGGCCTCCAGGCCATCGCCGCGAGCCTCCAGGGAATCATGTTCGCCCAGGTGGCCATCGCCACGCTGGGCGTGCTGGTGATCTCCAGCGAGTACCGCACCGGCGGCATCCACACCTCGCTGATGAGCGTGCCCAGGCGGATGCGCCTGCTGACCGGCAAGCTCGTGGTGTTCGGCGCGACCTCGCTGGTCGTCTCCGCGCTCGCCTCCGCCGCGGCGCTCGGCGTGGGGGTGGCCTTCACCCAGCCGCCGGCGCTCGAGCTGGGCGAGGTCGTGCGGGCGCTGGTCGGGGCCTCGCTGTACCTGACCGCCTGCGGGCTCTTCGGCCTGGGGCTCGGGACGCTCGTCCGGCACACGCCCGGCGCGATCGTGGCGGCCATCGCGCTCATGCTGGTGCTGCCCCAGTTGGTCAACCAGCTTCCCGGGCAGTGGGGCAGGCTCGTGGCCGAGCACTTCACCACCAACGCCGGCCTGCTGCTCGTCGTCGGGGAGGGCAGCGACTCACTGTCGCCGTGGGGCGGGTTCGGCGTCTACCTGGCGTGGGTCGCCGTCGCCACGCTCGCGGGCGCGGTCCTCATGCAGCGCCGCGACGCCTGA
- a CDS encoding ABC transporter permease, whose protein sequence is MRSGEALAMAMEALRVNRLRSVLTMLGVIIGVLAVVILVAIGTGAKDEIEKQISGLGTNIILVVPGRLSLGAAPTQSKLGLADVAYVRRVVGDPSKVTVSLQSGETVRVGRTEAFVTVIGTDQNLVNIFERPVGKGRPLSETDVDTRRRVAVLGSEVADRLFGELDPIGRQVTVAGARFRVVGVYATVGQTFGLSRDQEIHIPVTTAQRLLGIERINGLAVGASGPDEIDPLSDRVTAALRDRYPGEQFSAVTQTALLGTVGSVLGMLTGVLAAIAGISLLVGGVGVSNIMLVSVRERTREIGLRKALGARQRDILAQFLIEAVLLTTIGGLIGILLGVGGALAIEALTEVPASITWWSIVLAFGVSAAVGVFFGVAPARRAGRLDPVIALRAE, encoded by the coding sequence ATGAGGAGTGGTGAGGCGCTGGCCATGGCGATGGAGGCGCTGCGCGTGAACCGGCTGCGCAGCGTGCTCACCATGCTGGGCGTGATCATCGGCGTGCTGGCCGTGGTGATCCTCGTGGCCATCGGCACCGGCGCGAAGGACGAGATCGAGAAGCAGATCTCCGGCCTCGGCACGAACATCATCCTCGTCGTCCCCGGCCGCCTCAGCCTCGGCGCGGCGCCCACGCAGAGCAAGCTGGGCCTGGCCGACGTGGCCTACGTGCGGCGGGTGGTGGGCGACCCGTCGAAGGTGACGGTGTCGCTGCAGTCGGGCGAGACCGTACGTGTGGGCAGGACGGAGGCGTTCGTCACGGTGATCGGCACCGACCAGAACCTGGTCAACATCTTCGAGCGGCCCGTCGGCAAGGGCCGCCCGCTGAGCGAGACCGACGTGGACACCCGGCGCAGGGTGGCGGTGCTCGGCTCTGAGGTGGCCGACCGGCTGTTCGGCGAGCTGGACCCGATCGGGCGGCAGGTGACGGTGGCGGGGGCGAGGTTCCGGGTGGTCGGGGTGTACGCCACGGTGGGGCAGACGTTCGGGCTCTCCCGCGACCAGGAGATCCACATCCCGGTGACGACCGCGCAGCGGCTGCTGGGGATCGAGCGGATCAACGGGCTGGCGGTGGGCGCGTCCGGGCCGGACGAGATCGACCCGCTGTCGGACCGGGTGACGGCGGCGCTGCGGGACCGGTATCCGGGCGAGCAGTTCTCGGCGGTCACGCAGACCGCGCTGCTCGGCACGGTCGGCAGCGTGCTGGGCATGCTCACCGGCGTGCTGGCGGCCATCGCGGGCATCTCGCTGCTGGTCGGCGGCGTCGGCGTGTCGAACATCATGCTGGTCAGCGTGCGCGAGCGGACCAGGGAGATCGGGCTGCGCAAGGCGCTGGGTGCCAGGCAGCGGGACATCCTGGCGCAGTTCCTGATCGAGGCGGTGCTGCTGACGACGATCGGCGGGCTCATCGGGATCCTGCTCGGGGTGGGTGGCGCGCTGGCCATCGAGGCGCTCACGGAGGTGCCCGCGTCGATCACGTGGTGGTCGATCGTGCTGGCGTTCGGGGTGTCGGCGGCGGTCGGGGTGTTCTTCGGCGTGGCGCCGGCGCGCAGGGCGGGCCGGTTGGACCCGGTGATCGCCCTCCGCGCCGAGTGA